The following are from one region of the Methanobacterium veterum genome:
- a CDS encoding fumarate hydratase, which yields MITQSTIEDTIFNLFKEAVIKLPGDVRKALEEAYKNEDDKIACLNLKAILDNIEAAEELDVPMCQDTGLPIIFVKLGKVEVENLYEGIRNGVKRATKEIPLRPNVVNPLTRENTGTNTGNLIPQIDIELIDEEKIEFTVFPKGIGSENNNALKMALPGEGIEGIKKFVLDTVTAAGGKPCPPIIVGVGVGGLSDMAMKLAKKALLGKVGERNPDKMIAELEEDLLCQINKTGIGPMGLGGKTTALDVKILTADTHTAGLPIGICIQCWAGRHAKAVLRP from the coding sequence ATGATTACTCAAAGTACTATAGAAGATACAATATTTAACTTATTCAAAGAGGCTGTAATCAAGTTGCCGGGTGATGTCAGGAAAGCGCTTGAAGAGGCATATAAAAATGAAGATGATAAGATTGCATGTCTAAATCTTAAAGCTATACTTGATAATATTGAAGCTGCTGAAGAACTTGACGTTCCAATGTGTCAAGATACAGGTCTCCCAATCATTTTTGTTAAACTTGGTAAAGTAGAAGTTGAAAACCTCTATGAAGGCATAAGAAATGGGGTCAAAAGGGCCACTAAAGAAATACCACTCCGGCCAAACGTGGTAAATCCACTAACAAGAGAAAATACAGGTACGAATACGGGCAATTTGATTCCTCAAATAGATATAGAACTTATTGATGAAGAAAAAATCGAATTTACAGTTTTTCCAAAGGGCATTGGATCAGAAAACAACAACGCCCTCAAAATGGCTTTGCCAGGAGAAGGTATTGAAGGCATTAAAAAGTTCGTTCTGGATACAGTGACTGCTGCAGGTGGAAAACCATGCCCCCCAATAATTGTGGGAGTTGGAGTTGGAGGACTATCCGATATGGCCATGAAACTTGCAAAAAAAGCACTGCTTGGAAAAGTTGGAGAGCGGAACCCAGACAAGATGATTGCAGAACTGGAAGAGGATCTTTTATGCCAGATAAACAAAACTGGAATTGGTCCAATGGGACTCGGAGGTAAAACAACAGCTCTCGATGTGAAAATTTTAACTGCAGATACCCATACTGCAGGACTTCCAATAGGAATATGTATTCAATGCTGGGCTGGAAGACATGCAAAGGCCGTTTTAAGGCCTTAA
- a CDS encoding MEDS domain-containing protein: MKDQLRKSCIELIGEVPWGTHFCQFYQTKENLIDILIPYFQAGLENNEFCMWVTSQPLTTEEAEEALKNAVPYADSYLKKGQIEIISYKDWYLKENTFDSNRILNGWTEKLNYALKNGYDGLRLSGNTFWLEKDDWNEFDQYEKEINDVFGKSNILAICTYSLDKCNADDVIDVVNNHQFALTELEGEWALM; the protein is encoded by the coding sequence ATGAAAGACCAATTAAGGAAGTCATGTATTGAACTTATTGGAGAAGTACCATGGGGTACACATTTTTGTCAATTCTATCAAACTAAAGAAAATTTAATAGATATATTGATCCCTTATTTTCAAGCAGGGCTTGAAAACAATGAGTTCTGCATGTGGGTTACCTCACAACCCTTAACTACAGAAGAAGCTGAAGAAGCATTAAAAAATGCTGTCCCTTATGCAGATAGTTATCTCAAAAAGGGACAAATTGAAATTATTTCCTACAAAGACTGGTATCTTAAGGAAAATACCTTTGATTCAAATAGAATCTTAAATGGATGGACTGAAAAATTGAATTATGCTTTAAAAAACGGCTATGATGGTTTAAGACTAAGTGGAAATACTTTTTGGCTTGAAAAAGATGATTGGAATGAATTCGACCAGTATGAAAAAGAAATAAATGATGTATTTGGTAAATCCAATATACTTGCCATTTGTACATATTCCCTTGATAAATGCAATGCAGATGATGTAATCGACGTGGTTAACAATCACCAGTTCGCCCTAACCGAGCTTGAAGGTGAATGGGCACTTATGTAA
- a CDS encoding 4Fe-4S dicluster domain-containing protein, translating to MRELISRPELCEDCSKCERECPQNAIRVIEGVAIHCLHCAPDRAPCLNICPEDAIEEIDGAIVVDEDACIGCGLCKTACPIGAIYINEEGIAKKCNLCIDQETPRCVLTCPTGGLKEDSSEMILDKREKVAKELERLRMIMRY from the coding sequence ATGAGAGAATTAATTTCACGACCAGAACTTTGCGAAGACTGCTCAAAATGTGAAAGGGAATGCCCTCAAAATGCAATAAGAGTTATAGAAGGAGTTGCAATCCACTGTTTACACTGTGCGCCAGATCGGGCACCTTGTTTAAACATATGCCCGGAAGACGCTATTGAAGAAATAGACGGTGCAATTGTAGTTGATGAAGACGCGTGTATAGGATGCGGCCTCTGTAAAACAGCCTGCCCTATTGGAGCCATCTACATAAATGAAGAAGGCATTGCAAAGAAATGTAACCTTTGTATTGACCAGGAAACGCCTCGCTGTGTACTTACATGCCCAACCGGCGGCTTGAAAGAAGATTCATCAGAAATGATATTAGATAAGCGTGAAAAAGTTGCTAAGGAACTTGAAAGGCTTCGGATGATCATGAGGTACTGA
- a CDS encoding 4Fe-4S dicluster domain-containing protein: MEKVLIQPEICDGCGDCEGACEKLHGTSRIMVREVEGAYYPIICQHCEDAPCMKICPVDAIDEGSIDSEKCIGCSLCMLICPFGAISIHERKAHKCSQCPDLDTPACVKACSKRAISIVDTEKMKLEKQAEHIKKLSGIGKKSKKKGLVSVLTHGSRAKDALK; encoded by the coding sequence TTGGAAAAAGTATTGATTCAACCAGAGATTTGCGATGGATGTGGAGATTGTGAAGGAGCATGTGAAAAACTTCACGGCACATCAAGAATCATGGTAAGAGAAGTCGAAGGCGCTTATTACCCCATTATTTGTCAGCATTGTGAAGACGCCCCATGTATGAAAATCTGCCCTGTAGATGCAATTGATGAGGGATCAATTGACTCTGAAAAATGCATAGGATGTTCTCTATGTATGCTCATATGTCCATTTGGGGCAATTTCAATACATGAAAGAAAAGCGCACAAATGCAGCCAGTGCCCTGATCTTGATACTCCCGCATGTGTTAAAGCATGTTCCAAAAGAGCCATTTCCATTGTAGATACTGAGAAAATGAAGCTAGAGAAACAAGCAGAACACATTAAAAAGTTATCAGGTATCGGTAAAAAGTCTAAAAAGAAAGGACTCGTAAGTGTTTTAACACACGGTTCAAGGGCAAAGGATGCTCTTAAATAG
- the porB gene encoding pyruvate synthase subunit PorB has product MEVPEKEFLAAGHRGCAGCGATIGARLALKMLGENTVAVSATGCLEVITTPYPETSWNIPWIHVAFENAAAVASGVERALKAQGKDDVNVVVFAGDGGTADIGLQSLSGAMERGHNLIYICYDNEAYMNTGVQRSGATPYGASTTTSPHGKESFGEDKPKKNIPMIMAAHGVPYVATASISYPEDFMKKVKKATEIDGPAYIHLHQPCTTGWGYDPSKTIELGRLAVDTGSWLLYEIVDGEFKVTYKPLQRKPVNEYLEAQKRFRHLADEEKEKIQNYVDSICAELKI; this is encoded by the coding sequence ATGGAAGTACCTGAAAAAGAATTTCTTGCTGCTGGGCACAGAGGTTGTGCTGGATGTGGTGCTACCATAGGCGCAAGACTTGCACTTAAAATGCTAGGTGAAAACACTGTAGCAGTATCTGCAACAGGTTGTTTAGAAGTTATTACAACTCCATACCCTGAAACATCATGGAACATCCCATGGATCCACGTAGCATTTGAAAATGCTGCAGCGGTAGCATCAGGTGTTGAAAGAGCTCTCAAAGCACAGGGAAAAGATGATGTTAATGTCGTAGTATTTGCTGGAGATGGTGGAACAGCAGATATAGGGCTTCAATCTCTTTCAGGAGCTATGGAAAGGGGACATAATTTAATTTACATATGTTACGATAACGAAGCTTACATGAACACTGGAGTCCAAAGAAGTGGTGCAACACCATACGGTGCATCAACAACCACATCACCACATGGAAAAGAGAGCTTTGGTGAAGATAAACCAAAGAAAAACATTCCAATGATAATGGCAGCCCATGGTGTTCCTTACGTTGCAACAGCATCCATTTCATACCCTGAAGACTTCATGAAAAAGGTTAAAAAAGCAACTGAAATTGATGGACCTGCTTATATCCACCTCCACCAACCATGTACAACCGGATGGGGATATGATCCATCAAAAACCATAGAACTTGGGAGATTAGCTGTTGACACTGGTTCATGGTTGCTTTATGAGATTGTAGATGGTGAATTTAAAGTAACATACAAACCACTGCAGAGAAAACCTGTAAATGAATATTTAGAAGCTCAAAAACGGTTTAGACATCTTGCTGATGAAGAAAAAGAAAAGATCCAGAATTATGTGGACAGTATATGCGCTGAACTTAAAATATAG
- the porA gene encoding pyruvate synthase subunit PorA has translation MKVITANRAIAEAVKLAKPKVVPVYPITPQTTISEYLATFVANGDLNAEYIRVESEHSAISAAVGASGTGVRVFTATSSQGLALMHEILFAAAGLRNPIVMGNANRALSAPLSIWNDQQDSISQRDTGWMQFFAEDAQEALDFVLQAYKISENEKVLLPSMVCVDGYYLTHTVEPVDIPTQEEVDEFLPPYKPTHSYLDPKDPMSLGTFTDPNYYMEARHDMEVAMEGAKDVIRNVNKEFAEKFGRKYDLVENYMCDDAEVIIIAMGSLCGTIKAVIDNMRKEGHKVGLLRVIAFRPFPKEDIYNAIKNADRVAVLDKNISLGIGGVLFNEIKAKMDVDARGFILGLGGRDVSNEDIRNIIKITKNSTESDTINWIGLKEEEA, from the coding sequence ATGAAAGTTATTACAGCAAACAGGGCTATTGCAGAAGCAGTTAAACTTGCAAAACCAAAAGTCGTACCTGTTTATCCTATAACTCCACAAACAACCATCTCGGAATATCTGGCAACCTTTGTTGCAAATGGAGATTTAAACGCAGAATACATAAGAGTTGAATCAGAACACAGTGCAATAAGTGCTGCAGTAGGTGCATCAGGTACAGGTGTTCGAGTATTTACTGCAACATCCTCTCAGGGTTTAGCATTAATGCACGAGATCTTATTTGCAGCAGCCGGTTTAAGAAACCCAATAGTAATGGGAAATGCAAACAGGGCGCTATCAGCACCATTAAGCATATGGAATGATCAGCAAGATTCAATCTCACAAAGAGATACTGGATGGATGCAGTTCTTTGCTGAAGATGCTCAAGAAGCTCTTGACTTTGTATTACAGGCTTACAAAATCTCTGAAAACGAAAAAGTCTTACTTCCAAGTATGGTCTGTGTAGACGGATATTATCTCACCCATACAGTTGAACCTGTAGATATCCCAACACAGGAAGAAGTAGATGAATTTTTACCTCCATACAAACCAACACATTCCTATCTTGATCCTAAAGACCCTATGTCACTTGGAACATTTACAGACCCTAATTACTACATGGAAGCAAGGCATGATATGGAAGTAGCTATGGAAGGAGCTAAAGACGTAATAAGGAACGTAAACAAGGAATTCGCCGAAAAATTCGGTCGTAAGTACGACTTAGTTGAAAATTACATGTGTGATGACGCTGAAGTGATCATCATAGCCATGGGATCACTTTGTGGTACAATAAAGGCAGTTATAGACAACATGAGAAAAGAAGGGCATAAAGTCGGTCTTCTCAGAGTAATAGCATTTAGGCCATTCCCTAAAGAAGATATATACAATGCAATTAAGAACGCTGATAGAGTAGCTGTTCTGGATAAAAACATCTCACTGGGTATTGGAGGAGTCCTGTTCAACGAGATCAAAGCTAAAATGGATGTAGATGCCAGAGGCTTTATATTAGGTCTTGGAGGGCGTGACGTATCCAACGAGGATATAAGAAATATAATTAAAATTACCAAAAATTCTACTGAAAGCGATACAATTAATTGGATCGGCTTAAAAGAGGAGGAAGCATAA
- the porD gene encoding pyruvate synthase subunit PorD, producing the protein MTAIGATVKEPGSSVKNKTGSWRTFKPVLDKDKCINCENCFLFCPEGCITKETDIDYDYCKGCGICAHECPVKAIKMERG; encoded by the coding sequence ATGACAGCCATAGGAGCAACTGTTAAAGAACCTGGAAGCAGTGTCAAAAATAAAACAGGAAGTTGGAGAACATTTAAACCTGTTTTAGATAAAGACAAATGTATTAATTGTGAAAATTGTTTTTTATTTTGCCCAGAAGGGTGCATAACTAAAGAAACAGATATAGATTATGATTATTGTAAAGGATGCGGGATTTGTGCCCATGAGTGTCCTGTAAAAGCTATTAAAATGGAGAGAGGATAA
- the porC gene encoding pyruvate synthase subunit PorC produces the protein MIEIRFHGRGGQGAVTAAEILAKAAFEDGKYCQAFPFFGAERKGAPVMAFTRINDKPIRRRYQVYNPDHVIVLDETLLEAVDVLSGLKEGGKVVINTTDSVNLGENVDPYSIDATGIALDILGVPIVNTVMLGAFAGVTNIVSLDSLIKVTKETFPGKIGEKNANAAKIAYEKIKK, from the coding sequence ATGATCGAAATTCGATTTCATGGACGTGGTGGACAGGGTGCAGTGACTGCTGCTGAAATTTTAGCAAAAGCAGCTTTTGAAGATGGAAAGTATTGTCAAGCGTTCCCGTTCTTCGGTGCTGAACGAAAAGGTGCACCAGTCATGGCTTTTACAAGAATAAACGATAAACCAATAAGAAGAAGATATCAAGTTTATAATCCTGATCATGTTATTGTATTGGATGAAACTCTCTTAGAAGCAGTAGATGTATTATCAGGGCTTAAAGAGGGTGGAAAAGTAGTAATAAATACCACAGATAGCGTTAATCTTGGAGAAAATGTAGACCCATATAGTATTGACGCCACAGGAATTGCTCTGGATATTTTAGGAGTTCCAATTGTCAATACAGTTATGTTAGGAGCATTCGCAGGAGTAACTAATATAGTTTCACTAGATTCCCTTATTAAAGTAACTAAAGAAACTTTCCCTGGAAAAATAGGTGAAAAGAACGCTAATGCAGCTAAAATAGCCTATGAAAAAATTAAAAAATAG
- a CDS encoding dihydropteroate synthase-like protein yields MKILIVTGKLAGKLVKDISSKSKQEVYTHVVDTPIAAFLTPRKILKELKNLENVDVQSYDVIITPGLIRKDVSTIGEETGIPTYKGPKDAADLNIILEMIDELELSSQIPADKLIEEELKKRALKFIEDFEKDEKTTKKLLKKPENILVGNLPVGEDFPMRVLAEIANAPLLSKDELLKRAKYFVENGAQMIDIGMIAGENKADKIPEMVKLLKENLNDIPISVDTLNPVEIKAGIESGVDMVLSLDHGNCEEVLPLMEEKQIPAVILPTDFGKNWVPHTVEERVNSLESLVKKCRKIDVIADLILDPINSKSIVESIIACHDFKARNKVPLFFGVGNVTELLDTDSVGVNALLSGIAMELGASILFTPEESGKTLGSVHELSVSSKMMFLSKHRGSTAKDLGINLIILKDKRRGETLIEEVDAPVLEGAENYKFTQDPKGSFKIMAENGFIKAVHYIHLKPDMVIKGKTAKSVYDEIIKQELVSRIEHATYLGAELQKAEIAAKLNKNYIQDFPLFKNLDY; encoded by the coding sequence ATGAAAATCTTAATAGTAACAGGTAAACTTGCAGGTAAGCTGGTTAAAGATATTTCAAGCAAGTCTAAGCAAGAAGTATATACTCATGTAGTAGATACGCCAATTGCAGCATTTTTAACTCCTCGGAAAATATTGAAGGAACTGAAAAACCTGGAAAATGTTGATGTTCAGTCTTATGATGTAATTATAACTCCGGGACTTATACGTAAAGATGTAAGTACTATAGGTGAAGAGACTGGAATTCCAACCTATAAAGGCCCTAAAGACGCTGCAGATTTAAATATAATCCTTGAAATGATAGATGAACTGGAACTTTCATCTCAAATACCTGCAGATAAATTAATTGAAGAAGAACTGAAGAAGCGGGCCTTGAAGTTTATAGAAGACTTTGAGAAGGATGAAAAAACCACTAAAAAACTTCTTAAAAAGCCTGAAAATATCCTTGTAGGTAACCTGCCGGTAGGTGAAGACTTCCCAATGAGGGTACTGGCTGAAATTGCAAATGCACCTTTACTCAGTAAAGATGAACTCCTGAAGCGGGCAAAATATTTTGTAGAAAATGGGGCTCAGATGATAGATATTGGAATGATTGCAGGTGAAAATAAGGCCGATAAAATTCCAGAAATGGTAAAATTATTGAAGGAAAATTTAAATGACATCCCTATAAGTGTTGATACTTTGAATCCGGTAGAAATTAAAGCAGGAATTGAATCAGGGGTTGACATGGTTTTAAGTCTTGATCATGGGAACTGTGAGGAAGTGCTGCCTTTAATGGAAGAGAAACAGATTCCTGCAGTTATACTGCCAACAGATTTCGGAAAGAACTGGGTACCTCATACTGTGGAAGAACGTGTTAACTCACTGGAAAGTCTCGTAAAAAAATGTAGAAAAATTGACGTAATAGCTGATTTAATTCTGGACCCTATTAACAGCAAGAGCATAGTTGAGTCAATAATAGCGTGCCATGATTTCAAAGCACGAAATAAGGTACCTTTATTCTTTGGAGTCGGAAATGTCACTGAGCTCCTGGATACAGATTCTGTTGGTGTAAATGCATTACTTTCTGGAATTGCAATGGAACTTGGGGCAAGTATTTTATTTACGCCTGAAGAAAGCGGTAAAACACTTGGCAGTGTTCATGAACTTTCAGTTTCGTCAAAAATGATGTTTCTCTCAAAACATAGGGGTTCTACAGCAAAAGATCTGGGTATAAACCTTATAATTTTAAAGGATAAACGTAGGGGAGAAACATTAATTGAAGAAGTTGATGCACCGGTATTGGAAGGTGCAGAAAACTATAAATTCACCCAGGACCCTAAAGGGAGCTTTAAAATAATGGCCGAAAATGGTTTTATAAAGGCGGTGCACTATATTCATTTGAAGCCAGATATGGTCATTAAGGGTAAGACTGCAAAAAGTGTTTATGATGAAATAATTAAACAGGAACTTGTTTCAAGAATTGAACACGCAACATATCTTGGTGCCGAGCTTCAAAAGGCAGAAATAGCAGCCAAACTTAATAAAAATTATATTCAGGATTTTCCATTATTTAAAAATTTAGATTATTAA
- a CDS encoding TIGR00269 family protein: protein MKTCTKCGATPVIIHRKASGQMLCKDCFIESATEKVLRNIRRNKLIERGDKVAVALSGGKDSVMVLDIVNSLYERNIINLFAITIDEGIEGYRKHGVEIAAKNAKKLGIDHRIASFKDYFGKTLDEILHNESRQHGACTYCGVFRRWIINRVAREENATKIATGHNLDDETEAILMNYLEGNIDNLTRIGVKSEPKNDKFTVKIKPIREIPEKEVALYVIARELDVHFDECPYSRESFRGEVGRFVKELSVNHPTIMYSTLKGFDKIKPAIKKEFSGKKVNMGNCIQCGEPASHELCRACLFAKSLNGEQ, encoded by the coding sequence ATGAAAACATGCACTAAATGCGGCGCAACGCCTGTAATAATACATAGAAAAGCCTCGGGGCAAATGCTGTGTAAAGACTGCTTCATTGAATCAGCAACTGAAAAAGTTTTAAGAAATATTCGCAGAAATAAGCTCATAGAACGTGGAGACAAAGTTGCAGTTGCTTTATCTGGAGGGAAAGATAGTGTAATGGTTCTTGATATCGTTAATTCACTCTATGAAAGAAACATAATAAACCTTTTCGCCATAACCATTGATGAAGGCATAGAAGGATACCGAAAGCATGGGGTGGAAATTGCAGCGAAAAATGCCAAAAAATTAGGCATAGATCATAGAATAGCATCATTTAAGGATTACTTTGGAAAAACACTCGATGAAATTCTGCATAATGAGTCAAGACAGCACGGTGCATGTACTTATTGTGGAGTATTTAGAAGGTGGATCATTAACAGGGTGGCAAGGGAAGAAAATGCCACCAAAATTGCAACAGGCCATAATTTGGATGATGAAACTGAAGCAATACTAATGAATTATCTTGAAGGTAACATAGATAACCTCACAAGAATTGGGGTAAAATCAGAACCTAAAAATGATAAATTCACCGTCAAGATAAAACCAATTAGGGAAATTCCAGAAAAAGAAGTGGCATTATATGTAATTGCCCGTGAGCTGGATGTTCATTTTGATGAGTGCCCTTATTCAAGGGAATCATTCAGGGGAGAGGTTGGAAGATTTGTAAAAGAACTATCTGTCAATCACCCTACTATAATGTATTCGACCCTTAAAGGCTTTGATAAGATAAAGCCAGCCATAAAAAAAGAATTTTCAGGTAAAAAAGTAAATATGGGAAATTGTATACAATGCGGCGAGCCAGCATCCCATGAATTGTGCAGGGCGTGCCTGTTTGCTAAATCATTAAATGGAGAACAGTAA
- a CDS encoding MoaD/ThiS family protein — protein sequence MEVTVIFGKKEENRVIPEETTIKEVLDAMDISSETVVVKRNNEIVIEEEFLVDGDVIEVIRVIYGG from the coding sequence ATGGAAGTAACGGTGATCTTTGGAAAAAAGGAAGAAAACAGAGTAATTCCGGAAGAAACAACCATTAAGGAAGTACTTGATGCAATGGATATCTCTTCTGAGACAGTTGTTGTTAAAAGGAACAATGAAATTGTGATAGAAGAAGAATTCCTTGTAGATGGGGATGTAATTGAAGTTATACGTGTTATATATGGGGGATAA
- a CDS encoding site-2 protease family protein, with amino-acid sequence METTDAIENCVSNHFTVKSVYKEPKSFYFVVYDYSREKFLQLVEDLDKIGYLPFIDEYNENYKISIVNKPESAESKVHLNIFLFLVTIVTTVSAGYMLGGNIWEGITFSIALLAIIGSHETAHFFAARKHGVKATLPYFIPGIPPIGTFGAAINVKSAIPDKNALFDLGVSGPIAGFIVTIPVLVIGILLSYLAPMSSTTMQMFPSLLLYIPMTIAFPAVPNGYGVILSPVAFAAWVGTIITMLNLMPVAVLDGGHISRSMFNAKIHQYVSIAGIVVTILLGWYAMALLMAVFILFMAKTHPGALDNVSKLSRNRKIIAVLTIAIFILCLTPAPRTF; translated from the coding sequence GTGGAAACAACTGATGCCATTGAAAACTGCGTTTCAAATCATTTCACTGTAAAAAGTGTTTATAAAGAGCCAAAATCATTTTATTTTGTAGTTTATGATTACAGCAGGGAGAAATTTCTCCAACTGGTAGAAGATCTTGATAAAATAGGATACCTACCTTTTATTGATGAATATAATGAGAATTATAAAATAAGTATAGTTAATAAGCCTGAATCTGCTGAATCAAAGGTCCATCTCAATATTTTCCTTTTTTTAGTAACAATTGTTACTACTGTATCTGCAGGATACATGCTTGGAGGGAATATTTGGGAAGGAATAACTTTTTCAATAGCATTATTGGCCATAATTGGATCACATGAAACTGCACACTTCTTTGCAGCAAGAAAACATGGTGTGAAGGCTACTTTACCTTATTTTATACCAGGTATCCCTCCAATAGGTACTTTTGGAGCAGCTATAAACGTAAAATCTGCGATACCAGATAAAAATGCCCTTTTTGACCTCGGAGTCAGCGGGCCTATTGCAGGGTTCATTGTAACAATCCCAGTGCTTGTAATTGGTATTTTATTATCTTATCTGGCCCCTATGAGTAGTACAACCATGCAGATGTTTCCGTCTCTTCTTCTGTACATCCCGATGACAATTGCATTTCCTGCTGTACCTAACGGGTATGGTGTAATATTGAGTCCAGTAGCTTTTGCTGCATGGGTAGGGACAATCATTACTATGCTCAATTTAATGCCGGTTGCAGTTTTAGATGGAGGTCACATTTCAAGGTCCATGTTCAATGCGAAAATTCATCAGTATGTATCTATAGCAGGCATAGTTGTAACAATACTCCTTGGATGGTATGCAATGGCATTATTAATGGCAGTATTTATTCTATTTATGGCGAAAACACATCCTGGTGCATTAGATAATGTTTCTAAACTCAGCAGAAATAGAAAGATAATTGCAGTATTGACAATTGCTATTTTCATTCTCTGCTTGACACCTGCACCGCGAACATTTTAA
- a CDS encoding damage-control phosphatase ARMT1 family protein, with protein sequence MKVYYECAPCFLRQAKEALDLATDNQSLKMEIMEELVGVVYNDFHKGAVSNVVGTRIHRIIKDRTGNEDPYLLEKRKGNDIALKFLPKIKKILNGRDGLEIYIKAAITGNLIDFGALGVNFDVEKAICKNMEKEITLNQIDELENELKSAKNVLYLADNSGEIVFDKLLIEKLKDYDVDVTVALKEKPILNDACIDDAVQIGMDEVAMLVSTGTDSIGILYADISEEFKKIFEEADLVISKGLGNYEGMTEMELGDKPVFCLFNVKCNAVAKSVGANVGDNVVLEL encoded by the coding sequence ATGAAAGTTTACTATGAATGTGCGCCCTGTTTTTTAAGACAGGCCAAAGAAGCACTTGATCTTGCAACAGATAATCAATCACTTAAAATGGAAATCATGGAAGAACTGGTAGGAGTTGTGTACAATGATTTTCATAAAGGGGCGGTTTCTAACGTTGTTGGAACTAGGATACACAGAATTATTAAAGATAGAACTGGAAATGAAGACCCCTATCTTTTAGAGAAGAGGAAAGGGAATGATATAGCGTTAAAATTCCTCCCAAAAATTAAGAAAATATTAAATGGGAGAGATGGGCTTGAAATATATATAAAAGCTGCTATTACAGGTAATCTAATTGATTTTGGGGCGCTTGGAGTCAATTTTGATGTTGAAAAAGCTATCTGCAAGAATATGGAAAAAGAAATTACATTAAATCAAATTGATGAGCTTGAAAATGAACTCAAATCTGCAAAAAATGTCCTTTACCTGGCAGATAACAGTGGAGAAATAGTCTTTGATAAATTGCTCATAGAAAAGCTTAAAGATTACGATGTAGATGTTACAGTTGCTCTTAAAGAAAAACCTATACTTAACGATGCATGTATTGATGATGCAGTTCAAATTGGGATGGATGAAGTTGCAATGCTTGTATCAACAGGGACAGACTCAATAGGTATTTTATATGCAGATATATCTGAAGAATTCAAAAAAATTTTTGAAGAAGCAGATCTTGTAATCAGCAAAGGACTTGGAAATTATGAAGGTATGACTGAAATGGAATTAGGGGATAAACCAGTATTCTGTCTTTTCAACGTCAAATGTAATGCTGTTGCAAAGAGCGTCGGAGCTAACGTAGGCGACAACGTCGTTTTGGAACTTTAA